The following coding sequences are from one Xiphophorus couchianus chromosome 7, X_couchianus-1.0, whole genome shotgun sequence window:
- the LOC114148838 gene encoding trace amine-associated receptor 13c-like, with the protein MGTNQYPESTGRCPYLKHSKLPNRGSKPCLKRYTRENESRRINRLFSTQPDQMNQLLQSGTHPEGSIKGSSPTQLPTCLSTTWKLMQLHTPTNLFLLSLAVSDFLVGLLLMPIRILLTGGCWILGSLMCSLFNYTSFLLTSASVGNMVLISVDRYIAICDPLSYHVKVTQRRVQICICLCWGCSAFYNGVIMKDHLIDPDRYNSCYGECVLWVDFLVQAFDVVFTFLTPVTVIIVLYMRVFVVAVSQARAMRSQTAAVRIQGSVRITAKKSERKAATVLGVVVIVFIFSFCPYFYPALAGLNFSFNDFLSAFGIWLFYFNSCLNPLIYAFFYPWFRKCLKFILTLQILQPSSCDINIL; encoded by the exons ATGGGTACAAACCAGTACCCAGAAAGTACAGGCAGATGCCCATACCTGAAGCACTCGAAACTGCCAAACAGAGGCTCCAAGCCTTGCCTAAAGAGATACACAAGGGAGAATGAATCCAGAAGGATTAACCGGCTCTTCTCCACTCAACCAGACCAAATGAACCAGCTGCTACAAAGTGGGACTCATCCAGAAGGATCCATCAAAGGGTCAAGTCCCACCCAACTACCGACCTGCCTCTCCACAACATGGAAGCTCAT gCAGCTCCACACTCCCACCAACCTGTTCCTCCTTTCTCTTGCTGTCTCAGATTTCCTTGTTGGACTGCTGCTGATGCCCATTAGAATCCTGCTGACTGGAGGCTGCTGGATTTTGGGAAGCCTCATGTGTTCTCTCTTTAACTACACCTCTTTTCTCCTCACATCTGCCTCAGTAGGAAACATGGTGCTCATATCAGTTGACCGATATATAGCCATCTGTGACCCTTTGAGTTACCATGTTAAAGTGACACAAAGAAGAGTTCAAATCTGTATCTGTCTGTGTTGGGGCTGCTCTGCATTTTACAATGGTGTGATAATGAAAGACCATTTGATAGATCCAGACAGATATAACTCCTGTTATGGGGAGTGTGTACTTTGGGTTGATTTTCTTGTACAAGCTTTTGATGTCGTATTCACATTTCTTACTCCTGTTACAGTTATTATAGTTCTGTACATGAGAGTGTTTGTGGTGGCTGTGTCTCAGGCTCGGGCCATGAGGTCTCAAACTGCAGCTGTCAGGATACAAGGTTCAGTTCGCATAACTGCTAAGAAGTCTGAGAGAAAAGCAGCTACAGTTCTTGGTGTTGTTGTaattgtgtttatatttagcTTCTGTCCTTATTTCTATCCAGCTTTGGCAGGACTGAATTTTTCATTCAATGATTTTCTTTCAGCATTTGGGatctggttattttattttaattcatgcCTGAATCCACTTATCTACGCTTTTTTCTATCCCTGGTTTAGGAAGTGTCTTAAATTCATTCTAACACTACAAATCTTGCAGCCCAGCTCCTGTGACATTAACATACTGTAG
- the LOC114148434 gene encoding trace amine-associated receptor 13c-like has protein sequence MEALSEAGLCFPQLINTSCRRTQHFPSENILLYVMLSCVSLLTVTLNLLVIISVSHFRQLHTPTNLFLLSLAVSDFLVGLLLMPIRILLTGGCWILGSLMCSLFNYTSFLLTSASVGNMVLISVDRYIAICDPLSYHVKVTQRRVQICICLCWGCSAFYNGVIMKDHLIDPDRYNSCYGECVLWVDFLVQAFDVVFTFLTPVTVIIVLYMRVFVVAVSQARAMRSQTAAVRIQGSVRITAKKSERKAATVLGVVVIVFIFSFCPYFYPAFAGQKLLSSDLLSNFGIWLFYFNSCLNPLIYALFHPWFRKCLKYILTLEILQPASCDINIL, from the exons ATGGAGGCTCTGAGTGAAGCTGGGCTGTGCTTTCCACAGCTAATCAACACTTCCTGCAGAAGGACCCAGCACTTTCCTTCTGAGAACATTTTGCTTTACGTTATGCTGTCCTGCGTGTCTTTACTGACTGTGACTCTCAACTTGCTGGTCATCATCTCTGTCTCCCACTTCAG gCAGCTCCACACTCCCACCAACCTGTTCCTCCTTTCTCTTGCTGTCTCAGATTTCCTTGTTGGACTGCTGCTGATGCCCATTAGAATCCTGCTGACTGGAGGCTGCTGGATTTTGGGAAGCCTCATGTGTTCTCTCTTTAACTACACCTCTTTTCTCCTCACATCTGCCTCAGTAGGAAACATGGTGCTCATATCAGTTGACCGATATATAGCCATCTGTGACCCTTTGAGTTACCATGTTAAAGTGACACAAAGAAGAGTTCAAATCTGTATCTGTCTGTGTTGGGGCTGCTCTGCATTTTACAATGGTGTGATAATGAAAGACCATTTGATAGATCCAGACAGATATAACTCCTGTTATGGGGAGTGTGTACTTTGGGTTGATTTTCTTGTACAAGCTTTTGATGTCGTATTCACATTTCTTACTCCTGTTACAGTTATTATAGTTCTGTACATGAGAGTGTTTGTGGTGGCTGTGTCTCAGGCTCGGGCCATGAGGTCTCAAACTGCAGCTGTCAGGATACAAGGTTCAGTTCGCATAACTGCTAAGAAGTCTGAGAGAAAAGCAGCTACAGTTCTTGGTGTTGTTGTaattgtgtttatatttagcTTCTGTCCTTATTTCTATCCGGCTTTTGCAGGGCAGAAATTGTTGTCCAGTGACCTCCTTTCAAATTTTGGGatctggttattttattttaactcatGCCTGAATCCACTTATCTACGCTCTTTTCCATCCCTGGTTTAGGAAGTGTCTTAAATACATTCTAACTCTGGAGATATTGCAACCTGCCTCCTGTGACATTAACATACTGTGA
- the LOC114148839 gene encoding trace amine-associated receptor 13c-like, translating to METVEGTELCVPQLNSSCRKPTHSRSTVMLIYVLLSSISLITVALNLLVIISISHFRQLHTPTNLLLLSLAVSDLLVGLLLMPVEIIYIEACWFLGNILCTLYYIIDYIITSASVANMVLIALDRYLAVCDPLLYPTKVTKSTAYVCVSLCWIGSVFYRLLLLHDHLVKPGVSVSCFGECVVVISNIAGTIDMIFTFIMPITVIICLYFKVFVVALSQARMLRSQITAAAAKPGLVAVRRNEMKAARTLGIVVVVFLFCFCPYFFSTLEGTDTVVNASSAAFEIWLSHFNSCLNPVIYAFFYPWFRKSIKLIVSLQILKPGSSDIKILH from the exons ATGGAAACTGTGGAGGGAACAGAGCTGTGTGTTCCACAGCTAAATTCCTCCTGCAGGAAGCCAACACACTCCCGTTCCACAGTGATGCTGATTTATGTTCTGCTTTCTTCCATCTCCCTCATCACTGTGGCCCTTAACCTTCTGGTCATCATTTCCATTTCCCATTTCAG GCAGCTGCACACCCCCACtaacctcctcctcctctctctggcCGTGTCTGACCTCCTGGTGGGCCTCCTGCTGATGCCGGTTGAAATCATCTACATAGAAGCCTGCTGGTTTCTTGGGAACATCCTGTGCACTCTCTATTACATTATAGATTACATCATTACCTCTGCTTCTGTTGCGAATATGGTTCTCATTGCACTTGACCGGTACTTAGCTGTCTGCGACCCTCTGCTTTACCCCACCAAGGTCACTAAGAGCACAGCCTATGTCTGTGTGAGTCTGTGCTGGATCGGCTCAGTTTTTTACAGGCTTCTTCTTCTACATGATCATTTGGTAAAACCTGGAGTGTCCGTCTCCTGCTTCGGAGAGTGTGTGGTTGTCATTAGTAACATTGCAGGGACAATTGACATGATTTTCACCTTCATCATGCCCATCACTGTCATCATATGTCTgtatttcaaagtgtttgttgttgctttgtCCCAGGCTCGAATGCTGCGTTCCCAAATTACAGCTGCAGCTGCCAAACCTGGCCTTGTAGCTGTGAGGAGAAATGAGATGAAAGCAGCCAGAACACTCGGTATTGTTgtagttgtgtttctgttttgtttctgtccgTATTTTTTCTCAACCCTGGAAGGCACTGACACTGTGGTGAATGCTTCATCTGCAGCCTTTGAGATTTGGCTTTCGCATTTCAACTCCTGCTTGAACCCTGTCATATATGCCTTCTTCTATCCTTGGTTCAGAAAATCTATAAAGCTCATTGTCTCACTTCAGATACTAAAGCCTGGCTCCTCTGATATTAAAATACTACACTGA
- the LOC114148464 gene encoding trace amine-associated receptor 13c-like translates to MMDPSELCFPEAFNSSCKKKVSLHSVNTLIYFGLFFMSLVTTALNLLVIISISHFRKLHSPTYFLLLSLAVSDFLVGLFMFFQIIFINGCWFLGDLLCVLYYVVSGVLISASVGTMVLISLDRYLAICDPLRYSTKVTTKRVQICISLCWICSVVYILILVRDNFQQPGTFNSCSGECVVEIGFIENITDLILTFIISITVIMVLYGRVFVVALSQVQAMRSNIIAIKQKQSKKINVKKSELKAAGILGVVVVSFIFCICPYFCVTLIGKSSLLNTSTMTLLLYLFSFNSCLNPLIYALFYPWFRKAMKIIFTFQVLRSGSSGANIL, encoded by the exons ATGATGGATCCATCTGAGCTCTGCTTTCCAGAAGCTTTCAACTCCTCCTGTAAAAAGAAAGTGTCTCTTCACTCAGTAAATACTTTGATTTACTTTGGCTTGTTCTTCATGTCTCTGGTTACTACTGCTCTTAACCTTTTGGTCATCATCTCCATTTCACATTTCAG GAAACTCCATTCCCCCACCTACTTCTTACTGCTCTCTCTGGCTGTCTCAGATTTTCTCGTAGgccttttcatgttttttcagatcatttttataaatggCTGCTGGTTTCTTGGTGACCTCCTGTGTGTTCTGTACTATGTAGTAAGTGGAGTTTTAATTTCTGCATCAGTAGGCACCATGGTGCTCATTTCACTTGACCGTTATTTGGCCATCTGTGATCCTCTACGTTATTCTACAAAGGTTACCACAAAAAGAGTTCAAATTTGTATTTCTCTGTGCTGGATCTGTTCTGTGGTCTATATCCTGATTCTGGTAAGGGACAATTTTCAACAACCAGGAACATTTAATTCATGCTCTGGAGAGTGTGTGGTTGAAATTGGCTTCATTGAAAATATCACAGATCTTATTTTGACCTTTATTATTTCCATCACTGTTATAATGGTACTATATGGAAGAGTGTTTGTGGTTGCTCTGTCTCAGGTTCAGGCCATGCGCTCTAATATTATTgctattaaacaaaaacagtccaagAAGATAAATGTGAAGAAATCTGAGCTAAAGGCAGCTGGTATTCTTGGGGTTGTTgtagtttcatttattttctgtatctGCCCATATTTTTGTGTCACACTAATTGGTAAAAGTTCACTATTGAACACTTCTACCATGACCCTTCTTCtatatctgttttcttttaactccTGTCTGAACCCTCTGATTTATGCCTTATTTTATCCCTGGTTTAGAAAAGCTATGAAAATTATATTCACATTTCAAGTGCTAAGGTCCGGCTCTTCTGGTGCCAACATACTTTAA